The nucleotide window GatggattaaaataattgtGTGTTAATGGTTGGAGAGGAGATAGTGGAACCTTTAGGCATGTATATTTAATGGAATTGAAACACTACATGAATGTTCGTCATCCTAACTGTGGATTGAAATCTCTACCACATGTTGATTCTAAAATGCGAGCATGGAAATAGAGGCAACAATATCGTTGCTAAAGAGTCGAAGTGGTTTATGATTCCAATATAGTGATGGAAGTATCTTAGTTGATGATCCAAAAGCTTGGGATGACTTGATAAAGgtgatttatatttattttaaatcattaggGAATTGCTACTTACTTATATTTTCTCTTGGTTAATGGATCTTTGTCTGTGGAATATTTTTAGATACTTCATGTActtgttctttattttcttagGTTGATCCAAATGCCAAGTCAATGAACTTAAAAAAATGGCCATTATTTGCTGATCGGGAAGAGATATTTGGCAAGGATAAAGCTATTGGAGAGTTTGTCGAAGGGCCAGAAGATGTAGTTGAAGAAATAGAAAGAATTGAAGCTTAAGAAATTACTAATGGCACGTCTGTGGGATTTTCTATTGATGTTGTCGACGTAGATGATGCTTCAGGCATAAGAGAAGATAAAGCTGCTCAAGAGGACCTAATGTATCAACTGGAGCAACACAAAGTCCATTTACTGCTCAAAATGAACGTAATGAATCAACTATAGCAACACAAAGTTCATTCACAACTCAAAAAGGTGAAACCCATCAATCTCAAAAACTAATAGTTTTAAAACATCATCTTCTAAAATCAATGAAAAAGGTAgatgcaaaaaaagaaaaacaactgAAGTTGATAATAAGACTGTTTGTAGAGGTTTGATGAAGGTGATGAAATAATTCACTGAAAGCCATGATAAAAAAATGGCTTCTTTAGTTGACAAGCTAGGAGAGCGTGATCTATCTAAGATTCGTGGTAAGATATTTTCTATTATTGGATCCCCTGCATTTGAAATATACAACTCAGATGAACGAGTCAAGGTAGCAATGAAAATTACTCAAGATATAAACAGGATGGAATTCTTCTTGAGCATCAGTGAACTTGAACGTCACAGTATGATATAGATGATTATTAATGATAAGCTTTAAATCACTGAATGGTTTTTGTGTAGCTATTTTGTAAGGTCTAACCataatgaaattttttgttACCTAGTAGAATGTCCACAAATGTACATATATGTGAATGTTGTGGTCTTAAAGTAGGTTGTTTTTGTATAACAAATGCATGATTAGGTTCAACATTAGTGTTTTTGTAAGTAGCCAACCCAGATGTTCTTCATATTGCTAAAAATGCTGACATAAACGGTaagttcatcttctccaaggTGTTTTTAATTCCTTCTTCTCCGAGACTGTattgaaattttcttttctcGCAGACTATTCAGCGGTTGGAGTAATCACAAAGATCCAGTCAGAAATACAAAGTACTCAGATGCTATTTTGTCAAGTGATTATATGTTGTTGGGGATGGAATTCAACTTTTGAAGCTTGGTGTTTGTCATGGAAGGATAATGTTACAAAAATAGGAGActtcatttgaaaaaaaatgtaattgtaTGTCTTTCTTGTATGTGCCAGCTTttgtaattgaaaaatgaattatgtaaGTTTCATTCACTTTAAATGAAGATGTGTCTAATATTTTAACAATGAATTATGTGTGAGTGAATTCTTTCCTCATGAATGCTTTCTCATTTAGCTTAATTTGTATAGTCACGTAGTTGATGTGCTCTAAATAAAGAATATCACATCATTATTGCAGCACTACCAGGTTGGAAATGACAGACAAACTATAGTAATTGTGACAAAGACAAGGATTTGAATCCTCTGGATTGATAGTTAGTGAAAGTAATAGATTAACATTTTAAAGAGCAACTAATGCACTTTCAAGTAAAGAATGGAAATAAAGTGATTTTGATAAAGGTTACAACTATCTATCTACAATAGCTATCTATTCCTCATATTATATCTAATTGTATTTAATTAGAAGTGATGAAAGATCACAGTTATCTATCTACCATACACAATTGAAATGGTCAACATTGGAGGTAATAAATCCATCCATCATTTGGTTAGTAATGAAAGATTAATGCAATTCTAAGGAGTGAATGTCAATTGAATGATAATCTTGTTATGGATTCCGAAGTTATACTTTGAGCAACTAATGACACAAATAGGCTTGCCAGATTTTAGAACTGTTGGAAAACCATTTGGACTAAATTTCCAAGTTAAAACGCCTAGTTGCACAAACTCAAAACGAAAACCTCGATATTcgaaccaaccatcctactaGACCAAAAATGACTTTCTCGATCTAACTGCGCTGGCAAAATTCTCATCCGATCACTTTTTACTAAGAATATTGACTGAAGTCAAACTTTGAGTAAATTTccaagttaaaacgcctaattgcACAAACTCAAAATGAAAGTCTCGAAACTCGAACCAACCATTCTACTagaccaaaaatgaccttccaaaTCTAACTGCGCTAATAGAATTCTCATCCGATCACTTTTTACTAAGAATATTGACTGAAGTTAATCTTTGActaaattttcaagttaaaacgcctaattgcACAAACTCAAAATGAAAGCCTCGAAGcccaaaccaaccatcctactAGACCAAAAATGACCTTACGGATCTAACCGCGCTAACGAAATTCTCATCTGATCAATTTTTACTAAGAATATTGACTGAAGTCGAACTTTGActaaattttcaagttaaaaaCCTAAATGCATAAACTCAAAATGGAAGCCTCGAAAcccaaaccaaccatcctactagaccaaaaatgaccttccaaaCCTAACCGCGTTGACAAAATTCTCATCCAATCACGTTTTACAAAGAGCATTGAATGTAGTCGAATTTTGACTAAATTTccaagttaaaacgcctaattgcACAAACTCAAAATGAAAGCCTCGAAACCCAAACAAACCATCCTACTagaccaaaaatgaccttccggatCTAACCACGCTGACATAATTTTCATCCGGTCATGTTTTACCAAGAATATCGACTGAAGTCGAACTTTGAGTAAATTTCCAAGCTAAAACGCCTAATTACACAAACTCAAAATGGAAGCTTCGAAATGCAAACCAAACATCCTACTAGaacaaaaatgaccttccggatCTAACCATGCTGACGTAATTTTCATCCGATCACGTTTTACCAAGAAcattgactaaagtcaaactttgACTAAATTTCCATATTAAAACGCCTAATTGCACAAACTTAAAATGGATGCCACAAAACCCAAACCAATCATCCTACTAGACTAAAAATGACTTTCCGGAGCTAACCGAGTTGATGCAATTCTCATCTGGTCACAATTTACcaagatatttgaaatttagTTAAAGTTTGATTTCTTTCAATATACTTGGTATAACATGATCAAATGAGAATTTCGTCGGCACGGTTAGCtctgaaaggtcatttttggtctAGTAGGATGTTTTGTTTGCGTTTCAAAGCTTCCATTTTGAGTTTGTGCAATTAGGTGTTTTAACTTGGAAATTTACTCAAAGTTTGACTTCAGTCAATACTCTTGGTAAAATGTGATCATATGAGAATTTCGTTAGCGCGGTTAGATCCGGAAGTTCATTTTTGGTCAagtaggatggttggtttgggTTTCGAAGCTTCCATTTTGAGTTTGTGcaattaggcattttaacttggAAATTTAGTCAAAGTTCTACTTCAGTCAATATTCTTAGTAAAATGTGATCAGATGAGAATTTTGTCAGTGCGGTTAGATCCGAAAGGCCATTTTTAGTCTagtaggatggttggtttggattttgaggCTCCCATTTTGAGTTTGTGCAattaggtgttttaacttaGAAATTTAGTCAAAGTTCGACTACATTCAATATTCTTGGTAAAACGTGATCGGATGAGAATTATGTCAGTGCGGTTAGGttcggaaggtcattttttgtCTAATAAGATGGTTGATTTGGGTTTCGAGGCTCACATTTGAGTTTGTGCAATTAGGCATTTTAAATTGGAAATTCAGTTAAAGTTCGACTTCAGTCAATATTCTTAGTAAAAAGTGATCAGATAATAATTCTGTTAGCGTGGTTAGATCAGGAAGGTCATTTTTAGTCTagtaggatggttggtttgggTTTCGAGGCTCCCATTTTGAGTTTGTgcaattaggcgttttaacttggAAATTCAGTCAAAGTTTGACTTCAGTCAATATTCTTAGTAAAAAGTGATCAGATAATAATTCCGTTAGCGCGATTAGATCCAAAAGGTCATTTTTAGTCTagtaggatggttggtttgggTTTCGAGGCTCTCATTTTGAGTTTGTgcaattaggcgttttaacttggAAATTCAGTCAAAGTTCGACTACATTCAATATTCTTGGTAAAACGTGAtcggatgagaattccatcAGAGCGGTTAGGttcggaaggtcatttttggtctagtaggatggttggtttgggttttcGAGGCTTCCATTTTGAGTTTGTGCAATTAAGTGTTTTAACTTGGAAATTTACTCAAAGTTCGACTTCAGTCAGTATTCTTAGTAAAAAGTGATCGGATGAGAATTCCACCAGCACGGTTAGATCTGGAAGGTAATTTTTGGTCTAGTAGGATGTCTGGTTCGGGTTTCGAGGCTTTCGTTTTGAGTTTGTAcaattaggcgttttaacttggAAATTTAGTCCAAATGGTTTTCCAACAATTCTAAAATCTAGCAAGCCTATTTGTGTCATTAGTTGCTCAAAGTCTAACTTCAGAATCCATAACAGGATTACCATTCAATTGTCATCCACTTCTTAGAATTGCATTAATCTTCCATTACTAACCAAAGGACGGATGAATTTATTACCTCCAATGCTAACCATTTCAAGTGTGTATGGTAGATAGATAACCGTGACCCTTCATCACTTCTAATTAAATACAGTTAGTTACATTATATGCCTTTTTATAGATCTAAAATTTCATTATCTTCTAAGAGGCAAATCTTGAAGAACGCTCAATCTAAATTCTTTCTTTGAGGTTAGAAACTTTTGAAATCTAACCTTTTCTTATGCTTTCGTCTTCTTCTTATCATATTGTTTTTTTCCCTTGTAAATCTAGTGAGAGAcaaatgcaatatatgtgaaaATAAGTTAGTATACTTTTGTAGTGAATTAAGTTAGtataaattgtgattttttaCATTCTTACAGATTAAAATTGGCAGTCCGACTAAAAGAAGGTCTAACATGTCTCAAAAAAGGGCAAGGGTGTGGACTCAAGTAGAGGAACTCACTCTGGTTGATGGATTAAAAAAGTTATGTGCTAATGATTGGAAAGAAGATGATGGAACCTTTAAACATGGATATTTGATGGAACTTGAACAACACATGATTGTTTGTCATCCTAATTGCGGATTGCAAGCTCTACCACatacattttcaaaaataagaGGGTGGAAAAAGCATATATGACCCTATCGTTGGCAAAAAGTCGAAGTGGCTTAGGATTTCGATACAACGATGGAACTATCTTGGTTGACGATCCAAAATCTTGGGATGACTTCATAAAGGTGATTTACAATTGTTTAAATTATTAGTAAACTAAAGCTAGTTAGTTATAGTTTCTCTTGATGAATATAATCTCTGTCTTTGGAATATTATCAGTTATTTCATatacttatttcttttttttttcttaagttGATCCATATGTCAAGTCAATGACATTTAAGAAATGGCCATTATTTGCTAATTGGGAAGAGATATTTCGCAAGGATGGAGCTACTGAACAATTTGCCGAGGGGCCAGAAGTTGGTGTTCAAGAAATAGAAAGAATTGAAGCTCAAGAAGTTGTTAATGTCATGTCTGTTGAATTTCCTATTATTGTTGTCGATGAAGCTGATGCTCCagctaaaaaagaaaatcattgcTCAAGGGGAACCTAGTGTATCAGCTGGAGCAACACAAAGTTCATGGAGTGCTTTTTAAGCATCAATGAACTTAATCGTTACACTATGGTATGAATGATTATTGATGATAAACTTTAAACCTTTGAATGGTTTTTGGTGTAGCTACTTTGTAAGGTATAAGTATAACCATGGCctagttaaattttattttgcctatgtttTATGTGCCAGTTTATATAATTTAACAATGAATTATGTAAGTTTCTTTCACTTTTAATAAAGGTGGGTCTAATTTGATTCCGTGAGGCCACAGTACTAGAATTTCAGGTTTGTCTCAATGATATATGTTAGATTTGTTGTATTCTTCAtcttacaaaatttattttgtcactaTTTTGTTGCTTGAAAAATGGACTCTCAATTTTAGGATATGGCAGAATGTGAAAATTGTAACTGAATGAAttatttagtatgacaaaacTGAAATTTAGATTTAATGTACtccattattattttgaaaattaagtagacatttaaattgttgaagatATTGTCTATGGGTGAGGACAATGTCGATAATTGTTGAGGATAATGTCTAGCAATAGATTGTTCTGTTGGCAGTAAGCATCCTCTATCAATGGTTCTTGCCATAGGAAGTAAACCATATCTATCAATGTGCATATCAATGGCTTTGCTTGAAGTAAGCTCTGGAGCTTCCACTAGTTCTTGCCAAGACTTTTGTAAATATGATCTCCTtcatcaaatagaaaaaaacaaacttCCTCATTTCTATATTATAGATTATTGAAGTAAAGGCTTCAAATATAATATCTAGCATTAGTACGCAGTGTTGATCAGATGTTAACTTATATGTATCTATTTTTGTTATATGTACACATAGTTATATGTACTAGCATATCAATAAATTTCAACTATTACAATATTGGTCCCATGTTAACACGTGTCATATATATACATCGGTTCAACTATATGAGGAAGTTGAAAAATGTGGCATTTAAGTTTCTGTCCAAAATTTTGCCTAAGcaaaatgcaaaaaataaataaaaatacaacgGTAAGAAAGGTCTAAGatataacaataacaaataatttgtttttaacaagtatataatatttattaatttttaatataacaaaccaacacccaaaaaaatttattaaacttTGCATAAttaaaccctgcataactaaactctgcataactaatacctgcattactaatacttgcataactctaaccaccaACCAAACGTCCCCTTAGTAAATTAgttaattagaaaataaaagattcttttaaaattatataaaatgtgaCATTTGTTTGAGAGGATTAAAGTTGAAAGTGTTTTAAATGAATTAGAACCAAGAGTGTAAGCAATAATTTTAATAGAAGTCTTGATTTCAAGtcttgaatatgaaaaatattagcAAGAAAGTGCTTTCCCTGAATGGGTCTTACATAACGCAAATCCAAAATTCTTAGATACGAAGCCCTTTCCTCAATTAGGTAGCACGGGATGGGCCTTCCCTTCCTTTACATCATCCACCACCCTGTCCTATCCACTCTCCCCAAATCTCAACTCgtaatttgaagaagaaagataagGAAATTCAATTAGAGATAAGCTGTCCATGAGAATCATGGCATAGGTAAAAGGGAATGAGGAGAATTAATCGGACTTCAATACAATTAGTGGACACCgacaaggaaaaaaaaatattgacacGCTTATTTAATCTTTGAATGCTAGTAATATTGGACAAATTTTGGGAAAATCTATAACCCTTGAAACCTATATTTATTCTTGaaaagcctttttttttttttacgtttaAGAATAGTTATAGATGGAACAAGAACAATTTGATTCCTTCTTCAAAaggtatatttatttttgttcttttaaaagAATCTTTTATCTGGAATTTGCTCCCTTGATATATAAGTCCTTACTTCGATATTACAATATGACAGTTATTCGAAGAAATTTTTCCCGAAAAAACTAGTTTCTTTCATAACACCACCACCAATAGCACTAATAATCATACTGCAAAATTGATATTGCGGGAAGTTGTGTGCTTAAATTAGTAAACCTGCCTTCTCATCAAGTCATGTTACTACGGTTGAAAATTTTTTGCCTTATTTTCGATACATTAATAATAATTGTAACATTGcattttaattaagaaaaaccAAAGAATTAAGTTTGGTCTGTGTGCCTTCCAGAACCAGAGTCTCCTATAGAGGTTAGGTGGTCAAAACACCGGTCTGAGTCCCTCTTGATAAAAAGGGGTATGGGAACCAGCCTCTTAGAAGATTGCTGGTATCACTGGACCAAATAAGTGAATTTTCCTATCAGGTTCAGGTGTGCTACAACACAACAAACAAGGTTGGAGCTGCAACTAAGTCACCACAGTCGCAAGCACATATAAGACAGGATCCTATTTTGGGTAGCTATTGTCCAAAACTAAAGATAAAGTTCCAATTAACAAGTCTCAATTGCCAACATAGCTCAAGGCTATTCTAGGTCATTAAAGTCATACAGCAGGAAAGTATACAAATGAACAAATTCAAGAAGAGATCCACATACTACCAGACACCTCTTTGATATCAGTAATCAACAAGTAAGAGTTGCACAGAGGCTAATGTGCAAAGCTTCTATCCCCACCCCCTACCGGGCCAGAAAGAAGGAAGAGGCGGGATACTGAAAGGGGTTTGGTGTGGCATGCAGTAGCCATGTTCAACTTTGAAAAGCTAAAAGCTGCTTGCCATGGCACCTGCAGTATGTTTAGGCATAGTAGTTTAAGCTGGCTTTCTTCTTGGCTTGAACTTGAATGATACCTTCATTGAAGTCTTCATGAGTTACCTGCAAGAGTTTGGAGACGAATTAGTGCTATCCAGCTTGCTAACCATAAAATGTATGGGGTTTTATTTTCGTACAGTTGATTAGCTCTCACAGGACAAACTTAATCATATGGAGAAAGGTATTAGAGATCATAACACATTTTTTGTGATGGAATACAGATCATCACCCGTATTAATTACCATTAAACTGCAAAAAGGGCAGACTTAACAGGCCAGTTCAATTTAATTAGGTTTTTATATATAATCCAGATTATTGATTAAACCAAAGTAAAAGTCTAAATCTCATTGTGACTCATGAGTTCAAAAATTATGTAACCGTCAGGAAGCAGAATACAGAATAGAGACCTCAGTGGCATCGCGACGGAGTGCTAGCATGCCTGCCTCAACACATACAGCTTTCAACTGTGCCCCATTAAAATCATCTGTTGACCGAGCCAATTCTTCAAAGTTAACATCTGGGTTAACATTCATCTTTCTGGAATGGATCTGCAGTAATTCAAGCAAAGAATCCTCATATGTTAAAGCGAAATACTCAAGAACTCATTTCGTGTTAGCTAACAAGGCAAGggaatgaaatgaaatgatatATGTTTTGGCAGAATACCCACCTGCAGGATCCGAGCCCTGGCTTCCTCTGTGGGGTGGGGGAACTCAATTTTACGATCCAAACGACCAGATCGCATCAAAGCAGGATCCAAAATATCAGCTCTGTTTGTTGCTGCTATCACCTGAAGTGAAAGAAAGAAACCAAAACAATTCATGAAAATGTAAAAACCAGAATACCAAAGATCACTTTATTTTAGGTTTCACAGTTGTGTAGCTAAAATCAAGAAACCAACAAGGTAAATTTTTTGGAACGGAATATCGTGATCAACAAACCacaaagtaagaaaaaaatgtatatataatggGTTTAAGTAGAAAAGAACCTTAATACGATCATCGCTGCTAAAACCATCGAGCTGATTAAGTAACTCCAACATAGTTCGTTGGACCTCTCGATCCCCACTAACTTCGCTGCAAGAGAACAACATATGCAGTAAGAGAAGAATCAGCACACATATCAGTTTCATTTTTTGCAAGCACACGCTACTCCTTAACCAGTATGCACCGAGACTGAGGATATTATGGACATGCAAGGTTAAGCACATATATAAGCAACGGAAAACAAAGATATAGTACCTATCAAAACGCTTTGTGCCTATAGCATCAATCTCATCAATGAAAATTATGCAAGGTGATTTCTCTTTTGCCAGCTGGAAAGCATCACGAACAAGTTTTGCTCCATCTCCAATGAACATCTAAAGTTAGAACAGGCATTGATCAGCAGCATATTTGAGTCAATTACTTTGAAGTGCAACTTAACAAAATTGTAAAAGTTCCCATGCAGTAGTTAGTTGCTAACTTTAGAAAGCCAAACAATAATGTAATAAACTACTACGCGCTTAATTACACGATCACAAGTTACAAACAAGAACTAAAATTTCGCTTTTGAAGACAATTAACACAGGGTCTGTTAGAGCTGTTTACCTAAAACTAAACAGAGACCACCAACACTCCCTTTTGGTAAAGTTAAAGGACTAAACATGTTCAGTGGTAAATAAGAAGGATGATTTTAGACCTAACCCCAGATATCAAGGaccatttttatcattttctctaGATTAATCCTCCGGTTTCATACATATTCTTGTAGAGACCCATCttacatattaaaattttaatatatgtactTAAAAAAAGACGAGTGTATTTTGCAGCAGCAGCTCTTAGTTAGAATTGCCAGGAACAATGAAAAGAGGGAAAACTAGGTTCCCACCATAGAGCAAAAGAGAGTTCAATTTCCTACAAATCTAGTGCAACTAATCACAATAGGATCAAACATCAAAGACGATCTACCTGCACAAGCTGAGGTCCCGCTAGCTTAAGAAAAGTAGCATTTGTTTGTGCAGCACAGGCTCTGGCCATCAGGGTTTTCCCAGTCCCAGGAGGCCCATACAAAAGGACTCCCTTTGGGGGACGAACACCTAATTTCTGGAACCGTTCTTGGTGTGTCATAGGCAGCACAATTGCCTCAACAAGTTCTTGAATCTGTTTCTCCAAGCCTCCAATATCATTGTAGTCTTCAGTTGGCTTTTCATCAACTTCCATTGCCTTTACCCGAGAATCATATTCAGATGGCAAGGTGTCCAATATCAAATAACTGTCTTTATTTACTCCAACCAGATCACCAGGTTTTAAGTTGTCAGGATCAACAAGACCAACAACAGGCAAGAAAATTGTCTACAAATGGCAATAAAAGAATTCAATT belongs to Solanum stenotomum isolate F172 chromosome 1, ASM1918654v1, whole genome shotgun sequence and includes:
- the LOC125848100 gene encoding 26S proteasome regulatory subunit 6A homolog; translation: MATPMAEDSNFEDDQLHAMSTEDIIRASRLLDNEIRIIKEELQRTNLELDSFKEKIKENQEKIKLNKQLPYLVGNIVEILEMNPEEEAEEDGANIDLDSQRKGKCVVLKTSTRQTIFLPVVGLVDPDNLKPGDLVGVNKDSYLILDTLPSEYDSRVKAMEVDEKPTEDYNDIGGLEKQIQELVEAIVLPMTHQERFQKLGVRPPKGVLLYGPPGTGKTLMARACAAQTNATFLKLAGPQLVQMFIGDGAKLVRDAFQLAKEKSPCIIFIDEIDAIGTKRFDSEVSGDREVQRTMLELLNQLDGFSSDDRIKVIAATNRADILDPALMRSGRLDRKIEFPHPTEEARARILQIHSRKMNVNPDVNFEELARSTDDFNGAQLKAVCVEAGMLALRRDATEVTHEDFNEGIIQVQAKKKASLNYYA